The following proteins come from a genomic window of Astatotilapia calliptera chromosome 11, fAstCal1.2, whole genome shotgun sequence:
- the LOC113032531 gene encoding uncharacterized protein LOC113032531 translates to MHRSSSRPLKDAKESTIMGTFRVIVLSLLVTTALSAPLKADEESYTLFHGEDFHILLPSQNVEVTFHNKSAPRSKDVHLMREGKVVHSRPKLDRSNTHLLIEAVGEGDEGVYTVKNLEKPDDVKRMSLTVRDCTVEQMVKYGDKFSIHLSGVNPPITLEYRPRATEARETFRPGLVVLTAAGTSPERYQGRVSTGGPYVTLSGVTDADEGSYTVRDNKGGIERKVCLNVKEHKEFVKLQRGNKLKINLILNSSLVYLYYSPKSDSTLRLLLDKGEFTPAQTELGFENRLSLEGSLVILDDVNDKDEGLFTIKDLQNFTVSTVFLEMKPYKLETLYVAIIALLGLLAFLLLVCLLSCLIKVKKRAKRAAALEKIAQNAGKEEEGEAFRQVVKNITKMSEESKHSQADNTEKSQSTEVDIKGLEVSSKEVGVGNLETSDSGVGFNTALPLDTDTEAPDQIPDSEAVSISIAPETKPSPPPAAESKPSAPPAVEIKPSPVPETKVTPAPETKKTPDKPVEEKLDVPKGAAVKPSPAPSPEPKADKKPAPSPSPEPKPAVPKATTPTPDSKSALTPTPEHPKPTTPEPITNGTPEPGPDSKLSPDHADIIKGSAPKAVAPKTPEVELKASGAILEAGKDGTVAEDSTTTT, encoded by the exons ACGCTAAAGAATCGACTATCATGGGGACATTCAGAGTGATCGTGCTTAGCCTTCTGGTCACCACGG CTCTTTCTGCCCCCTTAAAAG CTGATGAGGAATCTTACACGTTATTCCACGGAGAGGATTTCCACATCCTACTACCCTCCCAAAATGTGGAGGTCACGTTTCATAACAAGTCTGCTCCTCGGTCAAAGGATGTGCACCTGATGAGGGAAGGCAAAGTGGTACACAGTCGGCCTAAACTCGACCGCAGCAACACCCATCTCCTTATAGAGGCTGTGGGTGAGGGAGATGAGGGCGTGTACACCGTGAAGAATCTGGAGAAGCCAGACGATGTCAAACGCATGTCGCTTACAGTCCGAG ATTGCACCGTTGAGCAGATGGTCAAATATGGAGACAAATTCAGTATTCATTTGTCGGGGGTGAATCCTCCCATCACCCTTGAATACAGACCCAGAGCTACAGAGGCCAGGGAGACATTTAG ACCAGGTTTGGTGGTGCTGACTGCTGCAGGGACATCACCGGAGCGCTATCAGGGTCGCGTCAGCACCGGTGGTCCTTATGTCACCCTCAGTGGTGTTACAGATGCAGATGAGGGTAGCTACACTGTCAGGGATAACAAAGGTGGTATTGAACGGAAAGTCTGTCTCAATGTCAAAG AGCACAAAGAGTTTGTGAAACTGCAACGCGGTAACAAACTGAAGATCAACCTGATACTCAACAGCTCCTTGGTGTACCTCTACTACAGCCCCAAGAGTGACTCCACACTGCGCCTGCTGCTGGACAAAGGAGAATTTACACCT GCCCAAACAGAGCTGGGTTTCGAGAACCGTCTGTCTCTGGAGGGCTCACTGGTCATTCTGGATGACGTCAATGATAAAGATGAAGGCCTGTTCACGATTAAGGACCTACAGAATTTCACTGTGTCTACTGTCTTCTTGGAAATGAAAC CCTATAAGCTGGAGACACTGTATGTGGCCATCATAGCCCTGCTGGGCCTGCTGGCTTTCCTTCTGCTGGTCTGCCTGCTGTCCTGTCTGATCAAAGTGAAGAAAAGGGCCAAGAGGGCTGCCGCCCTGGAGAAGATTGCCCAGAACGCTggaaaagaggaggaaggagaggcCTTCAGACAG GTGGTCAAGAACATCACCAAAATGAGCGAGGAATCCAAGCATTCCCAGGCTGACAACACGGAGAAGTCACAGAGCACTGAGGTGGATATTAAA GGTCTCGAGGTTTCCTCTAAAGAAGTTGGAGTTGGTAATCTAGAGACCAGTGACTCCGGCGTTGGCTTTAACACTGCTCTCCCCCTGGACACTGACACTGAGGCCCCTGATCAAATCCCTGACTCTGAGGCTGTAAGCATTTCTATTGCTCCTGAAACCAAACCAAGTCCTCCGCCTGCTGCCGAATCCAAGCCAAGTGCTCCACCAGCTGTGGAAATTAAGCCCAGTCCTGTACCTGAAACTAAAGTGACCCCAGCCCCGGAGACCAAGAAAACTCCTGATAAACCTGTGGAGGAAAAGTTGGATGTGCCCAAAGGAGCAGCTGTTAAACCTAGTCCAGCCCCTAGCCCAGAACCCAAGGCCGATAAAAAACCTGCGCCCAGCCCAAGCCCAGAGCCTAAACCAGCTGTTCCCAAAGCCACCACTCCAACACCTGATAGTAAGAGTGCCCTTACTCCCACCCCTGAGCACCCCAAGCCAACCACACCAGAACCAATTACCAACGGCACGCCCGAACCTGGACCGGATTCCAAACTGAGCCCGGATCACGCCGATATTATCAAAGGCTCAGCTCCAAAAGCAGTCGCTCCTAAAACCCCTGAAGTGGAGCTGAAAGCTAGTGGTGCCATATTGGAGGCGGGCAAAGATGGCACGGTAGCTGAGGATTCAACTACTACCACCTGA